The Salmo salar chromosome ssa02, Ssal_v3.1, whole genome shotgun sequence genome segment TCATTAAGCTTCTATGGCTTGTAGTCATCCCCTACTCACATGTAGGTCTTTGCGGGTCTGGATCTTCTGGCCAATGACAAACATCTTCTTCTCCCGGTCAATCCGCTGGGACAAGATCTTATACTGGTGCTTCCTCTGTCTGGCCAACTTCTGCAGAGAGGAAAACATACACAACCATCAATACATGTAACAGAGAAATACCCTATAGAGAGCTGAATAACcatacaccatcatcatcatttatGCTAACAAAGGCCTTAAATGAAAGACTGGAATGGTCGCAAATGTACAAACTCTACCCACCCGGTGCCCTGGGTGAGATAAAACGAATGTACCCATTGCTGAGGAACAGTGTGGCTGTCAGGCTACACAGGGACAGTCCTGACTGACCTTTATACTGAGAGGTTCCACGGCGCCCTGGATGGTCTTGCTCTCCAGCGTATGGAGGGTGGGCCGGTTGTACACTCTGTCCACCAGCTCAGGAGCTGTATCCAGGTGGCTGGCCAGGTCAAAGTCCGCTACTGTAGTGGAACACAAAACCAGGAGATATCAGGGCTCTGTCAGTTTCAGATGGTCTTTAAAAAACAGTCTTCAGTTAAAAgaaagattcacccattttgaatgttctATCAtatttgtgcatctctgagcgatgttctatcgattcccgGGGTCATTTCAcgtttcatgtgtatctgagctatTTGCCATTCAAGCAGGCAGAGATACAGCCGCTGGACCAGACATTTTTCCTTTAactattcataaagcgtctcagaatgagagtgctgatctaggatcagttttgctttTTACATTGTAATGAATTACATTACAAGGACAGGGGGACATGATCCTAGATCGGCTCTCCTATTCttagacgctttatgaatatgggccctaATTCCTTGGTGTACAAGAAGAATGTTTGTATGTATGACAAAAGTGGAAGGCCTTCTGTATGACATATCCAATGCAATACTACAAAATAACACTGCGCAGTGTGTATACACTTTGCTTGGAGTTCGTATTAATGTATTCCTCTACCTTTTTGCTTCGAGTCCATGTAGAAGGTGTGCCCATTTCTCTGTTTGCCGTCAGCGTCCAGGAGATGGAGTTCCGATTTCAACCTCTCAATTTTCTGAAGGCAATTCAAAACACTTAAGCCTGCACTTTCACCACTGTATACCACCATTGACAACTTCAGTGATTGAACTAAGTGGGTACAAGAAAGCAACAGTCTGCACATTGCACTCCATGGGATAAATTGTTGTTCAATTGTTTTTCATAGGCTCTTAAATGGTGCCGACTGGCATAGATTCCCTCACAATTTCACACTGTACATTTTTACAGGAAATGGTCATTCAAGAACATAAGGAATAGTTTATTCCAGTTTACAAGGCACCACAGTGAGCTCTTACCTTGCCCTCAGCCACTCTCTTCATCTCCACATATCTGATATCCTGCGTCCTCATCaccttcctctgttcctctgtattttcctcctctgttccttTAGCCTTATTTGCCACATGCACTCCATCCTTTCAGAACACAAGAGGACCAGAGATGGACACAAGAGGACCAGAGATGAGGGGATTTTATTATCAGACTGCAGAAATGGCACAACAATGAATCTATCATG includes the following:
- the utp11 gene encoding probable U3 small nucleolar RNA-associated protein 11; the encoded protein is MSSFRKALKSQQKNHKERSQPGFRKHLGHLEKKKDYKLRADDYHKKQNTLAALRKKALDKNPDEFYFKMVSSQLKDGVHVANKAKGTEEENTEEQRKVMRTQDIRYVEMKRVAEGKKIERLKSELHLLDADGKQRNGHTFYMDSKQKVADFDLASHLDTAPELVDRVYNRPTLHTLESKTIQGAVEPLSIKKLARQRKHQYKILSQRIDREKKMFVIGQKIQTRKDLHDKNKKVKVSKETVNASAVYKYEAKRKR